In one window of Pseudomonadota bacterium DNA:
- a CDS encoding tetratricopeptide repeat protein, translating into MPSVAEEPVSREFHIISVLLIIILTTLAYLNSLHGIFDFDDVAHITDNSFIRIRDLSWASLSPLFSKGPSSQRWLPMMSLAVNYRFGGYEVFGYHLVNILLHLLTSLLLYWFFRLVLRHSGLEFSERRLSEISLVAVLLWALHPLQTNVVTYVVQRMTSFAALFSIGVCICYLKGRLESRAARRGIWWGAALLLWVLALSSKENSAIIPLVLLGYDYYFLRRPGESGRTHLLALLLVAIVGGAVALKFLGSKPMVVIQAGYVKYGFSMAERLLTESRVIFYYLGLLLLPLPSRLNLSYDYPLSRSLLNPPLTLPAVAGIVLLIVLVVLLYRMGRMGRLWSFALFWYLINLVIESSVFPIEIIYEHRLYLPAMLLFLVTAAQVYSLGGKRPAVVRSGAAVLCLLLAIGTWQRNKVWASEESLWLDVVEKSPKMARGYTNLGRVYNTLGRYDKSMEVLRKGLQFDPTSGLIWLNIGFVYMKRNQFDAALSVYHNALNDQRLLGGNEFKVLSAMAYAYLMKEQPEMALAKADESLRVNPNFANTWAFKGMAHGSLGQHDKALECGQRTVALAPGIMNGYILMAKALENMGRFGEAMSALDRGFAVTGTSGGEIVTYRNYLAQKLDPSGRK; encoded by the coding sequence ATGCCATCGGTTGCCGAAGAGCCCGTTTCACGGGAATTTCATATCATTTCGGTTCTGCTCATTATTATCCTGACCACCCTTGCCTATTTAAATTCCCTGCACGGCATTTTTGATTTTGATGATGTCGCCCATATCACCGACAATTCCTTCATCAGGATCCGGGACCTTTCCTGGGCGTCTCTCTCCCCCCTGTTCAGTAAAGGTCCGAGTTCGCAGCGCTGGCTGCCGATGATGAGTCTCGCGGTGAATTACCGTTTCGGCGGCTATGAGGTGTTTGGATATCATCTCGTCAACATCCTCCTCCATCTGCTGACCTCGCTTTTGCTCTACTGGTTTTTTCGTCTTGTTCTGCGGCACAGCGGTTTGGAGTTTTCCGAGCGCCGACTGTCCGAGATTTCTCTGGTCGCTGTTCTCCTCTGGGCACTGCACCCGCTGCAGACCAATGTTGTAACTTATGTGGTCCAGCGGATGACCAGTTTTGCGGCCCTGTTCAGCATCGGGGTTTGCATCTGTTACCTTAAGGGGCGTCTGGAGTCGCGGGCTGCCCGGCGAGGAATATGGTGGGGGGCGGCCCTGCTCCTGTGGGTATTGGCCCTGTCCAGCAAGGAAAACTCGGCGATCATCCCGCTCGTGCTTCTCGGTTACGACTATTATTTTCTGCGCCGGCCCGGGGAGAGCGGCCGGACCCATCTCCTTGCCCTGTTGCTGGTTGCCATAGTCGGGGGGGCGGTCGCGTTGAAATTCCTTGGTTCAAAGCCGATGGTGGTGATTCAGGCGGGTTACGTCAAGTATGGATTTTCCATGGCGGAACGGCTGCTGACCGAATCAAGGGTAATTTTTTATTACCTTGGCCTGCTCCTTCTGCCATTGCCGTCGAGACTGAATCTCAGTTACGATTATCCCCTGTCCCGTTCCCTGTTGAACCCGCCGTTGACCCTGCCTGCGGTTGCAGGAATTGTGCTGCTGATTGTACTCGTTGTTCTTCTTTATCGAATGGGGCGGATGGGGCGCCTGTGGTCCTTTGCGCTCTTCTGGTATCTGATCAACCTGGTCATCGAATCCAGTGTTTTTCCCATCGAGATCATTTATGAACACCGTTTGTACCTTCCGGCGATGCTGCTGTTTCTGGTGACGGCCGCCCAGGTGTACAGTCTGGGCGGCAAGAGGCCGGCGGTGGTCAGATCAGGAGCTGCCGTGCTCTGTTTGCTGCTGGCAATCGGCACCTGGCAGCGCAACAAGGTGTGGGCCAGCGAGGAAAGTCTGTGGCTGGATGTGGTGGAGAAGTCTCCGAAAATGGCCAGGGGGTATACCAATCTGGGCCGGGTCTATAATACCCTGGGGCGATACGACAAGAGCATGGAGGTGTTGCGCAAAGGGCTTCAGTTTGATCCGACCAGCGGGCTTATCTGGCTCAATATCGGTTTTGTTTATATGAAAAGAAATCAGTTCGACGCCGCCCTGTCGGTATACCATAACGCCCTGAATGATCAAAGGCTACTGGGCGGGAATGAGTTCAAGGTCCTTTCCGCCATGGCCTACGCCTATCTTATGAAGGAGCAGCCGGAGATGGCGCTGGCGAAGGCCGACGAATCGCTCAGGGTCAATCCCAACTTTGCCAACACCTGGGCTTTTAAGGGGATGGCCCACGGGTCTCTCGGTCAACACGACAAGGCCCTGGAGTGCGGGCAAAGGACCGTTGCGCTGGCCCCGGGGATCATGAACGGCTATATCCTGATGGCGAAGGCTCTGGAGAACATGGGGAGGTTCGGGGAAGCGATGTCGGCGCTGGACAGGGGGTTTGCTGTCACCGGGACGAGCGGGGGTGAGATTGTCACCTATAGGAATTATCTGGCGCAAAAGCTTGACCCCTCCGGGAGGAAATGA
- a CDS encoding DUF4340 domain-containing protein, protein MNNRNTILAGLLAVQLVLVVIMFWRSDDGALPETALLTGLRADAINTVQIADEDGGTLVMRRREKGWQVAIEKDVWYPADGDKVDSLVTKLATLNSSRLVTRTRASHGRLKVADQKFGRRLELAGDGKEPAVLYLGTAPNHKSIHVRVAGDDKVYLVKDLAAWEVQVDPGTWWRTSYLDLDPDRLTEIRLKNDKDSFVLIRRENKADWFLQGSSMPLNREKLNGFLEDVAQLSVTEIIPPSAAKPEGTPLAEITMKGDGRETELLIWDRKDENSDHPVKSSADPFYAMAGRYAVDELLNSVGIDLIDTGSSLETPKKK, encoded by the coding sequence ATGAATAACCGCAATACAATACTGGCCGGATTGCTTGCTGTGCAGCTGGTCCTGGTTGTGATCATGTTCTGGCGCAGTGATGATGGCGCCCTGCCGGAAACTGCCCTGCTGACCGGTTTGCGGGCAGACGCGATCAACACGGTGCAGATTGCCGATGAAGATGGCGGGACCCTCGTAATGCGCCGCAGGGAAAAAGGGTGGCAGGTTGCTATAGAAAAAGATGTCTGGTATCCGGCCGACGGCGACAAGGTCGATTCTCTGGTGACCAAGCTCGCCACCCTGAACTCGTCGCGGCTGGTCACCAGAACCAGGGCCAGTCATGGCCGGTTGAAAGTGGCCGACCAGAAATTCGGCCGCCGCCTGGAGCTTGCAGGCGATGGCAAGGAGCCTGCTGTCCTTTATCTGGGTACGGCGCCAAATCATAAATCAATTCACGTCCGGGTGGCAGGGGATGACAAGGTGTATCTGGTGAAGGATCTGGCTGCCTGGGAGGTTCAGGTGGATCCCGGTACCTGGTGGCGCACCTCCTACCTCGATCTCGACCCGGACCGCCTGACCGAAATCCGGTTGAAGAACGACAAGGACTCGTTTGTTCTCATCCGGAGAGAAAACAAGGCGGATTGGTTTCTGCAGGGCAGCAGCATGCCGCTGAACCGGGAAAAACTAAATGGCTTTCTCGAAGATGTCGCCCAGCTTTCGGTGACCGAGATCATCCCGCCATCGGCGGCAAAACCTGAAGGAACGCCTCTGGCCGAAATCACCATGAAGGGCGATGGCCGAGAGACGGAACTTCTGATCTGGGACCGAAAGGATGAGAACAGCGACCACCCGGTCAAATCTTCGGCAGATCCTTTCTATGCCATGGCCGGACGGTATGCGGTGGATGAGTTGTTGAACAGTGTCGGCATCGACCTGATCGATACCGGCTCCTCGCTGGAGACTCCCAAAAAGAAATAG
- a CDS encoding methyltransferase domain-containing protein, translating into MDMLRKPFGNTVDYDKKKQMEIDWYEKGDAEKKGFVARILHWKIFYSPGRNSFNYIFPKIQMKEMLESELKYAKAGKLLIAPCGSGDDYKYVQSFSDNIYGMDLSPAAIRSCPEEMKAREGDILSSGYPENYFDVIVSPLFFHHLIKIGFEPFLDEFIRILKPGGKLVILEPSLWYPLNLVTRPLKKLFNPYGEVEDEGPFHPGHMIRKLKEAGFKNIKMQGASFSHCSFYVPLARFVNFVTRPILKIWPIDYFAWMVLFAAEKGGG; encoded by the coding sequence GTGGATATGCTGAGAAAGCCATTTGGAAATACCGTCGATTACGACAAGAAAAAGCAGATGGAAATCGATTGGTATGAGAAAGGGGACGCTGAAAAGAAAGGCTTTGTTGCCAGGATTTTACATTGGAAAATTTTCTATTCGCCAGGGAGAAATTCGTTCAATTACATATTCCCTAAAATTCAAATGAAAGAGATGCTCGAATCCGAGCTCAAGTATGCAAAAGCAGGCAAACTATTGATCGCACCGTGTGGATCGGGAGACGATTATAAATATGTGCAATCCTTTTCTGACAATATATACGGTATGGATTTGTCCCCTGCGGCAATTCGGTCATGCCCGGAAGAAATGAAGGCGAGGGAGGGTGATATTCTTTCATCAGGCTATCCGGAAAATTATTTTGATGTAATAGTCAGCCCCCTGTTTTTTCATCATCTCATAAAAATTGGATTCGAGCCTTTTCTGGATGAGTTCATTAGGATATTAAAACCTGGGGGTAAACTGGTTATTCTTGAACCATCTCTGTGGTATCCGTTGAATCTTGTTACCCGACCATTAAAGAAATTATTTAACCCGTATGGAGAGGTTGAAGATGAGGGGCCATTCCACCCTGGTCATATGATTCGAAAACTGAAAGAAGCCGGATTCAAAAATATTAAAATGCAGGGGGCATCGTTTAGTCATTGTTCGTTTTATGTGCCATTGGCAAGATTTGTGAATTTTGTGACCAGGCCAATTTTAAAGATCTGGCCCATAGATTATTTTGCCTGGATGGTTCTTTTTGCGGCAGAAAAAGGTGGTGGATAA
- a CDS encoding glycosyltransferase family 2 protein yields the protein MERTLKTLIIVPAFNEEENIADVLADLEAFASSCDVIVIDDGSKDGTADIVGRRGVSILCLPFNLGIGGAMQAGYKYARDNGYDLAVQFDGDGQHRADQLGILLDGLVTARVDMLVGSRFTAEGSYAQGTARMIGGRILSLVLSTLTGWQITDPTSGFRIAGPQAIRFFAEEYPDDYPEPEVILLLKKVGMNCKEVPALMSPRAGGRSSITPIRSVYYMVKVILALMIDLVRAVGYRKK from the coding sequence TTGGAGCGGACTTTGAAAACGCTTATAATCGTTCCTGCTTTTAATGAGGAAGAAAACATTGCTGATGTTCTTGCGGATCTGGAGGCTTTTGCCTCTTCATGTGATGTGATCGTTATTGATGACGGCTCTAAAGATGGAACGGCAGATATTGTCGGAAGACGTGGTGTGTCGATACTGTGCCTGCCGTTTAACCTTGGGATCGGTGGAGCCATGCAGGCCGGCTATAAATATGCCCGGGACAACGGGTATGATCTGGCTGTACAGTTTGATGGTGACGGACAGCACCGTGCCGATCAGCTTGGCATTCTGCTTGACGGGTTGGTCACCGCCCGGGTCGACATGCTGGTTGGTTCCAGATTCACGGCAGAGGGGAGTTATGCCCAGGGGACCGCACGGATGATCGGGGGGCGGATTCTGTCGTTGGTGTTGTCAACTCTAACCGGCTGGCAAATTACGGATCCCACATCCGGGTTTCGGATTGCCGGGCCACAGGCGATCAGGTTTTTTGCCGAAGAATATCCGGATGATTATCCCGAGCCGGAAGTCATCCTCCTGCTGAAAAAAGTAGGGATGAACTGTAAAGAGGTGCCTGCTCTGATGTCACCAAGGGCAGGGGGGCGCTCTTCCATCACCCCGATTCGCTCCGTTTACT
- a CDS encoding Gldg family protein, protein MNQIVAIIRKELKTYFGSPMAAIFIGAFLLSSFFLFFWVETFFARNIADIRPLFRWMPLLMIFLVAALTMRQWSEEQKMGTMEVLFTLPVRISQLVFGKFLAVLILVGISLSLTFCLPVTVSFLGEMDWGPVFGGYLAAMLMSSAYIAIGLYVSARTDSQIIALLLSTLLCGLFYLAGSSGITSLMGNETGDFFRALGTGSRFVSIERGVIDLRDLIYYCSLTAFFLALCVTALDRKGWSRGKSTAPYRRGMVIGVVLLAANLLALNIWLHKVHTLRLDLTEDREYSISETTRDLIAGLQEPLIMRGYFSEKTHPLLAPLVPRIMDMMAEYRVASGGRVEVSFVDPRFDSELEMEANQQYGIKPVPFQVAGRYEASVVNSYFNILIKYGDQYVTLEFNDLIEIQSRPGGQLDVGLRNLEYDLTKSIKKVVYGFQGLANLFENGDADLRLTLVVTPKLLPESLVEFHAMVREAATEIAGESGGKLALIEVDPDSGGDNRRAVMERFGIEPLSASLFATDTFFFHLMLSGGGHQERIYLAGDMGKAEIRKEIESSLKRTSAGFLKTVGVWQPAVPQDDPMAIYQQSPPQENYRLFQEVIRENYNLVKVDLTTGRVRGDVDVLLVIAPQELSEVERLAIDQYLMRGSSVIVLAGRYLLDIGPGSRGLNLRKTEKDLSAMLAHYGITVDDALVMDRQNEPFPVPVTRNLGGYTVQEIKQLDYPFFVDVRSDGMDQESPVTSRLQAVTMNWVSPLLINEEKSGGREVRKLLRSSPEAWLQESGDIQPDFARYPKLGFALGDDLGVRTLAVSMQGVFTSYFADREDPRLTAPAEEEGEAEENGNGNGNGDDESKGKLPREPIIKKSAESARLVVVGSAEFINDTVLGISQSMGQERFLNSLEFLQNLVDWSVADDDLLAIRSRGAHARLLVPMSRKGHAFWEWLNYLLGLLILAGVSGYGAVLARREEPMELE, encoded by the coding sequence GTGAACCAGATCGTCGCGATTATCCGCAAGGAATTAAAGACCTATTTCGGTTCGCCGATGGCGGCCATCTTCATCGGCGCCTTTCTTCTTTCGTCCTTCTTTCTCTTTTTCTGGGTCGAGACCTTTTTTGCCAGGAACATTGCCGATATCCGGCCCCTGTTCCGCTGGATGCCGCTTTTGATGATCTTTCTGGTGGCGGCGCTTACCATGCGGCAGTGGAGCGAAGAACAGAAGATGGGGACCATGGAGGTGCTCTTCACCCTGCCGGTGCGGATCTCGCAGCTGGTGTTCGGCAAATTTCTTGCTGTGCTGATCCTCGTCGGGATCTCTCTTTCGCTTACCTTCTGCCTGCCGGTTACCGTGTCTTTTCTGGGTGAAATGGACTGGGGGCCGGTGTTCGGCGGCTATCTTGCCGCGATGCTGATGTCCTCCGCCTATATCGCCATCGGTCTCTATGTGTCGGCGCGGACCGACAGCCAGATCATCGCCCTGTTGCTCTCGACCCTCCTGTGCGGGCTTTTTTATCTGGCGGGCTCGAGCGGCATCACGTCTTTAATGGGCAATGAGACGGGGGATTTTTTCCGGGCCCTCGGGACCGGGAGCCGCTTTGTCAGTATCGAGCGCGGGGTGATCGATCTGCGCGATCTGATTTACTACTGCTCGCTGACCGCCTTTTTTCTGGCCCTCTGCGTCACTGCCCTGGACCGGAAAGGCTGGAGCAGGGGGAAAAGCACCGCCCCCTATCGCCGGGGGATGGTGATCGGGGTCGTCCTTCTGGCCGCCAATCTTCTCGCCCTGAATATCTGGCTTCACAAGGTCCATACCCTGCGCCTGGATCTCACCGAAGACCGGGAGTATTCCATCTCCGAGACCACCCGCGACCTGATCGCAGGTCTTCAGGAGCCCCTGATCATGCGGGGGTATTTCAGCGAGAAAACCCATCCCCTGCTGGCGCCGCTGGTCCCGAGAATCATGGACATGATGGCCGAGTACCGGGTGGCCTCCGGGGGGCGGGTGGAGGTGTCGTTTGTCGATCCCCGCTTTGACTCCGAACTGGAGATGGAGGCCAATCAGCAGTACGGGATCAAGCCGGTGCCGTTCCAGGTTGCCGGTCGTTATGAAGCCTCGGTGGTGAACTCATACTTCAACATCCTGATCAAGTACGGTGATCAGTATGTGACCCTCGAGTTCAACGATCTGATCGAGATCCAGTCCCGCCCGGGCGGTCAGCTTGATGTCGGGTTGCGGAATCTGGAATATGACCTGACCAAATCAATCAAGAAAGTGGTCTACGGTTTTCAGGGGTTGGCCAATCTTTTTGAAAACGGTGATGCCGACCTGCGCCTCACCCTGGTGGTCACCCCGAAACTCCTGCCCGAATCCCTTGTCGAATTTCATGCCATGGTCCGGGAAGCGGCCACGGAGATTGCCGGGGAGTCCGGGGGCAAACTCGCCTTGATCGAAGTTGATCCGGACAGCGGGGGCGACAACCGGCGGGCGGTCATGGAGCGTTTCGGTATCGAACCGCTCTCCGCCTCGCTGTTTGCAACGGACACCTTTTTCTTTCACCTGATGCTGAGCGGAGGAGGGCACCAGGAAAGGATCTACCTGGCCGGCGACATGGGCAAGGCGGAGATCCGCAAGGAGATCGAGTCATCCCTGAAACGCACGTCGGCCGGGTTTCTGAAGACCGTGGGCGTCTGGCAGCCTGCTGTTCCCCAGGACGATCCGATGGCCATCTACCAGCAGAGCCCACCCCAGGAAAATTACCGCCTCTTCCAGGAGGTGATCCGGGAAAACTACAATCTGGTCAAGGTGGATCTGACGACCGGTCGGGTGCGCGGGGACGTGGATGTGCTCCTGGTCATCGCTCCCCAGGAACTGAGTGAAGTCGAACGTCTGGCCATCGACCAGTATCTGATGCGGGGCAGCAGTGTGATCGTGCTGGCCGGCAGATACCTGCTCGATATCGGGCCCGGTTCCAGGGGGCTGAACCTGAGAAAGACGGAAAAAGACCTTTCCGCCATGCTCGCGCACTATGGGATTACTGTGGATGATGCGCTGGTCATGGACAGGCAGAACGAACCCTTCCCGGTGCCGGTGACCAGAAATCTTGGCGGCTATACCGTTCAGGAGATCAAACAGCTTGACTACCCGTTCTTTGTTGATGTCCGCAGCGACGGGATGGACCAGGAGAGCCCGGTGACCTCCCGGCTCCAGGCCGTCACCATGAACTGGGTCTCGCCGCTGTTGATCAACGAGGAAAAAAGCGGCGGGCGGGAGGTGAGAAAACTCCTTCGTTCCAGTCCTGAAGCATGGCTTCAGGAGTCCGGCGATATTCAACCTGATTTTGCACGATATCCGAAGCTCGGTTTTGCGCTGGGAGATGATTTGGGCGTACGGACGCTGGCAGTTTCGATGCAGGGAGTGTTCACGAGTTATTTTGCCGACCGGGAAGACCCCAGGCTGACTGCTCCGGCTGAAGAAGAAGGCGAAGCGGAAGAGAATGGGAACGGAAACGGGAACGGGGACGATGAAAGCAAAGGAAAGCTGCCCCGGGAGCCGATCATCAAAAAATCGGCCGAATCAGCACGGCTGGTGGTGGTGGGCAGCGCCGAGTTTATCAACGATACGGTGCTGGGCATCTCCCAATCCATGGGTCAGGAAAGATTTTTGAACAGCCTCGAATTTCTGCAGAACCTGGTGGACTGGTCGGTGGCTGATGATGATCTGCTTGCCATCAGGTCCAGAGGCGCACACGCCAGACTGCTGGTGCCGATGTCGCGAAAAGGGCACGCCTTCTGGGAGTGGCTGAACTATCTGCTTGGTCTGCTGATTCTCGCCGGGGTCAGTGGTTACGGCGCGGTGCTGGCCAGGCGGGAAGAACCGATGGAGCTTGAGTAA
- a CDS encoding glycosyltransferase, with product MPAVLEPVSVVIPMYNGAKYIQRVLDRVLSQRYTGRIEVIVVDDGSTDRSADLVRPYVDSERVKLLEQTNQGAASATNNGIRAAGNSIICLVDSDVLLYPDWLARVMEEFQDPVVGAVQGYYKTPASISIWGRAMGYDIEKRYDDIRDKYVTQVCTGNTAYRQKALQEVGLFDEDFTYGYDNDMSYRLVRAGYRLVFRKDALCDHYWKETLASYLKQQYHSAYGRMQLISRYPDKKGGDSVSGLRMILQVPATLAALILIISGAILFWSGKTAILLYGGVLLGLLVIIDRFLFSIGVFRKQHDPTAFLIPLVHLIRNIVWCWALAAWSLQTRRKRA from the coding sequence ATGCCTGCTGTTCTTGAACCTGTCAGTGTAGTGATTCCCATGTACAATGGGGCCAAATACATCCAGCGAGTGCTGGACAGAGTGCTCAGCCAGAGGTACACCGGCCGGATTGAAGTGATCGTGGTGGATGACGGCAGCACAGACCGCTCTGCCGACCTTGTCCGCCCCTATGTGGACAGCGAACGCGTCAAATTGCTGGAACAGACCAATCAGGGCGCGGCCAGTGCAACCAACAACGGCATCAGGGCGGCCGGCAACTCCATCATCTGTCTTGTTGATTCAGATGTCTTACTGTATCCTGATTGGTTGGCCAGGGTCATGGAAGAATTTCAGGACCCGGTTGTCGGGGCCGTTCAGGGGTACTACAAAACCCCGGCATCGATTTCCATCTGGGGCCGGGCCATGGGATATGACATTGAAAAACGATATGACGACATTCGGGACAAATATGTGACCCAGGTCTGCACCGGCAATACGGCTTATCGACAAAAGGCGTTACAGGAAGTGGGCCTTTTCGACGAAGACTTCACCTACGGCTATGACAACGATATGAGCTACAGGCTTGTCCGGGCAGGATACCGTCTGGTGTTCCGCAAAGATGCCCTGTGTGACCATTACTGGAAAGAGACTCTTGCCAGCTATCTGAAGCAGCAGTACCACTCTGCCTATGGCCGGATGCAACTGATTTCCCGTTATCCCGACAAAAAAGGGGGGGACTCGGTATCAGGGCTCAGGATGATCCTGCAGGTCCCGGCAACATTGGCAGCCCTGATCCTGATTATCTCGGGAGCGATTCTCTTCTGGTCGGGGAAAACGGCTATCCTTCTTTACGGGGGGGTACTGCTTGGTCTGCTGGTTATCATCGACCGATTCCTGTTCAGCATCGGCGTATTCCGCAAACAACATGACCCGACGGCCTTCTTGATTCCCCTCGTCCATCTCATCCGCAATATTGTCTGGTGCTGGGCCTTGGCAGCCTGGAGCCTGCAAACTCGAAGGAAAAGAGCATGA
- a CDS encoding B12-binding domain-containing radical SAM protein, which yields MKICLLIPPASTLEKIPERVYGCTYSIYKQPELPLLYVGAILEREGHIIELQDFSSDHDGKSFQDFVHRQTCDLYILHTVLLAQTIDILAGRFILANSEARIIYFGPHPTLKPEEFLWDDRCFVVRGEAELTIRDLVAALPDKRFSAIKGISYLADGRLIENETSGIISDIDSLPMPARHLLKDRQDYFNPKLSERPVSLVLTSRGCRFRCYYCVPNSISWARELEWRRFHDNKKPPVTLRSPANIAEEFRIIKQSGYRAAAIVDDMFLFGGKKRILDLCGRLEGVGLPFGGLARCDLILDEEVVAALARAGCRYMDLGIESLDQGILKDIRKDLDVAKVRQAIQLLHQHGIEPKANIMFGASPLETQETINSTINEISSYPINYCMFLIATPFPGTEFSQKALAKGWALEPEIHDLEKNLSPTEKSLIAYQHLPKEELEKAVKKANRRFYLHPSRILYQLKKIDSFAALKNLIVTGWHVIK from the coding sequence ATGAAGATCTGCCTGCTTATCCCGCCGGCTTCTACACTCGAAAAAATTCCGGAAAGGGTTTATGGCTGTACCTATTCCATTTATAAACAGCCGGAGCTGCCTCTTCTCTACGTCGGCGCGATCCTTGAGCGGGAAGGCCACATCATAGAGCTGCAAGACTTTTCAAGTGATCATGATGGAAAGAGTTTTCAGGATTTCGTACACAGGCAGACATGCGACCTTTACATTCTACACACGGTGCTGCTGGCCCAGACCATCGACATCCTGGCTGGCCGCTTTATTCTGGCCAACTCGGAGGCCCGAATCATCTACTTCGGGCCTCACCCGACCCTGAAGCCGGAAGAGTTCCTCTGGGACGACAGATGCTTTGTGGTCCGGGGAGAAGCGGAACTCACTATCCGGGACCTGGTTGCCGCATTGCCAGACAAACGATTTTCAGCTATCAAGGGCATTTCGTATCTGGCTGACGGTCGTCTGATTGAAAATGAAACCAGCGGGATCATCAGCGACATCGACAGTTTGCCCATGCCGGCCAGACACCTTCTGAAAGACCGGCAAGACTATTTCAACCCGAAATTGTCTGAGCGGCCGGTATCCCTGGTCCTGACTTCCCGCGGTTGCCGCTTCCGCTGTTACTACTGCGTGCCCAACTCGATCAGCTGGGCCAGGGAGTTGGAGTGGCGTCGCTTTCACGACAACAAAAAACCACCGGTCACGCTCCGTTCCCCGGCAAACATCGCGGAAGAGTTCCGGATTATCAAGCAGTCCGGTTATCGCGCCGCGGCAATTGTTGACGACATGTTTCTTTTCGGCGGCAAAAAAAGAATCCTAGATCTGTGTGGACGTCTCGAAGGAGTAGGGTTGCCATTCGGAGGACTGGCCCGGTGCGATCTGATTCTTGACGAAGAGGTGGTCGCCGCCTTGGCCCGCGCCGGTTGCCGCTATATGGACCTGGGAATAGAGTCGCTGGATCAGGGCATCTTAAAGGACATCCGCAAAGACCTTGATGTTGCAAAGGTCAGACAGGCGATCCAGTTGCTGCATCAGCATGGGATCGAACCCAAAGCGAATATCATGTTCGGAGCCTCTCCCCTGGAAACTCAAGAAACTATCAACTCCACGATCAACGAGATATCAAGTTATCCAATAAACTACTGCATGTTCCTGATCGCCACCCCCTTCCCCGGCACGGAATTTTCGCAAAAGGCTCTAGCAAAAGGCTGGGCTTTGGAACCGGAAATCCATGACCTGGAGAAGAACCTGTCACCCACGGAAAAATCACTGATAGCTTACCAGCATCTTCCCAAAGAAGAATTGGAAAAAGCTGTGAAAAAAGCCAATCGGAGATTTTACCTTCATCCTTCACGTATTCTATATCAGCTAAAAAAGATTGATTCTTTTGCGGCACTTAAGAATTTAATCGTGACCGGCTGGCATGTGATCAAGTGA